The region GCCCGCCAACCCCGCCGATGTCGACTTGTCGCCCATCGCGCCGGGGGAACCGGTGCTGCTGCGCGGTCTCGGCCTCAACTTCTTCGACCATATGGCGCTGCTGACAGCGGGCCGGGGCGGCACGTTCGCACCGCATCCGCGCGGCGGTCTGGTCTACCGGCCCTCGGGGCGCGAGCCACGGCTGTACGCGGGGTCGCGGCGCGGCATCCCGTACCACGCGCGGGGCGACAACGCGAAGGGGCCGTGCGGCCGGCACACCCCGCTGCTGCTGACCCCCGATGTACTCGGCCACTTCCGCAAGCGCGCGGACTCCGGCGATCCGCCGGACTTCCTCGCCGAGATATGGCCGCTGGTCGCCAAGGAGGCCGAAACGGTCTACTACGAGACCCTGCTGGCCCTCCGCGCACCCGATACCCGCGCCCCGAAGGCCCCGGAAGCCTCCGGGACCGAGCCCGGCGCCCCCGTCCCGTTCACCTCAGCACGCTTCAGGAGTCACTTTTTGGCCACCGGGCACGGCAGCCCCGAAGAGGCCACCGTGCTCACGGAGTACGGCATACCGAACGCGGAGCGCTGGTCCTGGGACGCGGTGTCCCAGCCGCATCGCGGACGCCGGTTCACGGGGCGTGACGAGTTCCGGCGGTGGCTGCTGACCTACGCCCACCAGGATGTGGCGCACGCCCGGCTGGGCAATGTCGAGGGCCCGGTCAAGGCGGCCCTCGACGTTCTGCGCGACCTCCGCAACGAACTGCGGCAGATCGTCGACCACGGCGGGCTGACGGGGGCGTCCCGCCGGGCCCATCTGGACCGCTGGTACACCCCGCTCAACGCCTTTCTCTCGATCGGCCCGCCGCGCCGCCGGATCGAGGAGATGGCCGCGCTGATCGAGGCGGGCGTCCTGGAGGTCCTCGGCCCACGGCTCGAAGTGACCTTGGAAAGCCCGGACACGGGGGCCGAAGGGGCTGGTTTCGCCGCGCGGTCGGCCGAGGTGCCGGGTCCGCCGGTGGTGGCCACGACCCTGATCGAGGCGCGGCTGCCGGAGCCTGATGTGCGCCGGACCGCCGATGAGTTGCTGATCCGGCTACTGGAGACCGGGCAGGGGCGTCCGCATCGGGTGGAGGGCCACGAGACCGGCGGACTCGATGTCACCACCGCCCCCTACCGGGTGGTGGACGCCCATGGCCGCCCGCATCCACGGCGGTTCGCCATCGGCGTGCCGACCGAGGGGGTCCACTGGGTGACGGCCGCGGGCGCGCGGCCGGGCGTGAACTCCGTCACCCTCTGCGATACGGACGCGGTAGCACGCGCGGCGCTGCGCGTGACGCATACGGGAGAGATCCCGCAGGAAGGTGTCCCGATGTGCGCGGCGGGGCTCTGAAGAGCGACTTATCGGGCGCCATGAAGGGGCCCCCGGGGCACGCACATTGGCATGAACTTGAACTTGCAACAAAAGGTGAGGGGAACCTAACCTGGCATTCCGCTGTTCCCTGTCCCCAGGAGCAAGGAGCTCCCCTCCCATGCCTTCTTCCCCCACCCCCCGCACCCTCGGCGAGGCGCTCGATAGCGCCAGGCCGTACGTTCTCTCCCTCTTCCGCATCGTCGTCGGACTGCTCTTCTTCTGCCACGGCGCCTCGTCGCTGCTCGGCTGGTTCGGCGGCATGATGGGCACCGGCAAGACCATCGAGGCCGGCACCTGGCCGGGCTGGTACGCGGCGGTGATCCAGCTCGTCGGCGGCGCCCTCGTGATGCTCGGCGTCGGCAGCCGCAGCGCGGCCTTCATCTCCTCGGGCTCGATGGCCTACGCGTACTTCCACGAGCACCAGCCCGAGAAGCTGTGGCCCATTCAGAACGGCGGCGAGCCCGCCGCGATGTTCTGCTGGACGCTGCTGCTGCTCGTCTTCACCGGCCCCGGCCCCTGGGCACTTGACCGGATATTCGGCTCGGCCCGCGCAAGCGAAGCGGCGCCCGAAACGCAACGCCAGCCGTCGACTGTCGGATAGGCGCCACTTCTCCGCATTCGACCGACATTCAGCATCACCTGACCGATCACGCCATGCGGGGCCGAACGCCCTGCATGGCGTGATTCGAACAACATCATCACACCCCTTACCGTTATCCTCGTCAGTCGCAGGCGTACGCTGTATGGCTGTTACAGGCTGACGCCTGCCGCTTCCCGGCGACATGCGCAGCGGGGGGACCGGGATCGGGAGTAGAACGTTGTTGGAACATCTGGGGTCGCTGACCAACACCCCATGGATCTATGCGGTGATCGGGGCATCCGTCCTGCTCGATGTCTTTCTGCCCGTGCTGCCCAGCGGAGTTCTGGTCATCACCGCCGCCACCGCCGCCGCCGGCACCACCGTTGACGCCGTCGGCGTGGTGCGCCAGGCCGACGCCGCCGACTTCCCCGCCATGTTCGGGCTGATCCTGTGCGCCGCGACCGCCTCCGTCCTCGGGGACATGGTCGCCTACCGGCTGGCCTGGCGCGGCAGCGACCGGCTCGACCGCGCCATCGCCCGCTCCCGCCGACTCACCTCCGCACAGGAGAAGTTGGGCACCGCGCTGGTGCGCGGTGGCGGTCCGCTCGTGGTGATAGCCCGCTTCGCGCCCGCGGGGCGCTCGGTCGTCAGCCTGAGCGCGGGCGCGGCCCACCGGAGAGTGAAGGAATTCCTGCCGTGGTCCGCGGTGGCCGGGCTCGCCTGGGCGGCGTACAGCGTGGCCCTCGGCTATATCGGCGGCCAGTGGCTCGGCGCCACCTGGCTGGGCACGGCGGTCTCGGTGCTCGCGCTGTTCGCGGCGGGCGCCGGTGCGGCGTATGTGATGAAACGTCCGGGCGCGGAGGCGGCCGGTCCGCTCCCCGCGGCACCCGCCGGGCAGCCCATGCCCCCGGTCCACCAGGCCCGATAGGCCCGTGTCGGCGACCGATTACGGATCAGCCCGCGAGACCCGCTACCGTCCCTGCATGCGCACCCCCTCCGTACCGCCTCTGGCATGCTGACCCGCGCCGCCGGGCTGGTCGCGGCGTTCCTCGCCGGGCTCGCACTGGTCGTCGCCGCGGTGCTCGTCGTACGGCATCTCACCGCGCCCTCGGAACCGGAGCTTCCGGTGGTACCCGAGGCCCGGCGCCCCATCGTGGAGTCGGCGGTGCACACCTGCAGCCCGCTGAGCGTGCCGCTGCTGGCCGCCCAGATCGACGCGGAGAGCGGCTGGCGTCCGGACGCGGACTCCGGGCACGCCCAGGGCATTTCGCAGTTCTCCCCGGTCACCTGGAAGGAATGGGGCCAGGACGGCGACGGCGACGGCAAGGCCAATGTCTGGGAGCCCCGCGACGCCATCCCCTCGCAGGCCCGCTACATGTGCCATCTGTACGAGGTGGTCAAGATGGTTCCGGGCAGCAAAACCACAGTCGGGGCGACCCGGCTCGCGCTCGCGGCCTACAACGCGGGGCCGAACGCGGTGCTTCGGGCCCGCGGCATCCCGAAGATCCTCGAGACGCAGGACTATGTCGACAAGATCTTGAAGGATCTGCTGCCCAAGTACCAGGAGAGCGAGGAGAAGTACCAGCGGAGCGAGGCGAAGCACACCAGCAGTGCCTCCGCCTCACCGTCCGTCTCGTCTTCCACCTCGCCCTCCCCCGATCCGTCCGCGACCGCCTCCGGCGCCTCACCGTCGGCTACGCGTCGGCCGTGATGAAGTCCTCCACCGCCCGCACGAGTTCCTGTGGAGTCTCGTCGGCGGGGTAGTGCCCGGCATACTCCAGCTCCACCAACTCGGCGTTGACGTACCAGCGCAGCCAGGTCTGCCGCATCACCTCCGCCGTGAGCGCCGGGTCGTGGGCGCCGACCACGATCCGGACCGGCACCTGGGCGCCGGCTATGTCCTCGTGGAAGTCCTCCAGCGCCCACGAGTCCAGCCAGGCGCGGAGCGCCTTGGGCTCGCTGTGCTCCAGCGAGTGGCGCACCATCAGATCCAGCCAGGCGGCCGGGTGACGGCCGCCGGTGGTGAGGTCGATGATGGTCCGCCGGTTCTCCGGATGGTCGGCGGCGGCCGCGAAAAGCTGCCACTGCTCGCCCTCCATCGGCACTCCGCTGGCCGGCACCGGCGCGACCCCGACCAGCCGGCGGACCCGCTGCGGGGCGGCCGCCAGGACACGCTGGACGACGGCCCCGCCCATCGAGTGGCC is a window of Streptomyces violaceusniger Tu 4113 DNA encoding:
- a CDS encoding alpha/beta fold hydrolase, which encodes MGPIVPPLVPPYETVGDGPHHVMAVHGWFSDRAAYAAMLPHVDRRGFTYVLPDLRGYGEARDIPGAYTTGEAGGDLLALADHLGWERFSLVGHSMGGAVVQRVLAAAPQRVRRLVGVAPVPASGVPMEGEQWQLFAAAADHPENRRTIIDLTTGGRHPAAWLDLMVRHSLEHSEPKALRAWLDSWALEDFHEDIAGAQVPVRIVVGAHDPALTAEVMRQTWLRWYVNAELVELEYAGHYPADETPQELVRAVEDFITADA
- a CDS encoding lytic transglycosylase domain-containing protein, yielding MLTRAAGLVAAFLAGLALVVAAVLVVRHLTAPSEPELPVVPEARRPIVESAVHTCSPLSVPLLAAQIDAESGWRPDADSGHAQGISQFSPVTWKEWGQDGDGDGKANVWEPRDAIPSQARYMCHLYEVVKMVPGSKTTVGATRLALAAYNAGPNAVLRARGIPKILETQDYVDKILKDLLPKYQESEEKYQRSEAKHTSSASASPSVSSSTSPSPDPSATASGASPSATRRP
- a CDS encoding FAD/NAD(P)-binding protein; its protein translation is MAGDSHAIAVVGAGPRGTSVLERLCASAPELTPGTPLTVHLVDPSPPGAGRVWRTAQPAELLMNTVASQVTLFTDASVECGGPVRTGPSLYEWVAARGLAPGLGPDDYPSRALYGRYLEWVFGEVVRGAPETVTVRTHRARAVRLEERADGEQVLTLDDGSRLEGLRAVVLAQGHLPAATDATERRHAAHAERHGLRYYRPANPADVDLSPIAPGEPVLLRGLGLNFFDHMALLTAGRGGTFAPHPRGGLVYRPSGREPRLYAGSRRGIPYHARGDNAKGPCGRHTPLLLTPDVLGHFRKRADSGDPPDFLAEIWPLVAKEAETVYYETLLALRAPDTRAPKAPEASGTEPGAPVPFTSARFRSHFLATGHGSPEEATVLTEYGIPNAERWSWDAVSQPHRGRRFTGRDEFRRWLLTYAHQDVAHARLGNVEGPVKAALDVLRDLRNELRQIVDHGGLTGASRRAHLDRWYTPLNAFLSIGPPRRRIEEMAALIEAGVLEVLGPRLEVTLESPDTGAEGAGFAARSAEVPGPPVVATTLIEARLPEPDVRRTADELLIRLLETGQGRPHRVEGHETGGLDVTTAPYRVVDAHGRPHPRRFAIGVPTEGVHWVTAAGARPGVNSVTLCDTDAVARAALRVTHTGEIPQEGVPMCAAGL
- a CDS encoding DoxX family protein yields the protein MPSSPTPRTLGEALDSARPYVLSLFRIVVGLLFFCHGASSLLGWFGGMMGTGKTIEAGTWPGWYAAVIQLVGGALVMLGVGSRSAAFISSGSMAYAYFHEHQPEKLWPIQNGGEPAAMFCWTLLLLVFTGPGPWALDRIFGSARASEAAPETQRQPSTVG
- a CDS encoding DedA family protein; protein product: MLEHLGSLTNTPWIYAVIGASVLLDVFLPVLPSGVLVITAATAAAGTTVDAVGVVRQADAADFPAMFGLILCAATASVLGDMVAYRLAWRGSDRLDRAIARSRRLTSAQEKLGTALVRGGGPLVVIARFAPAGRSVVSLSAGAAHRRVKEFLPWSAVAGLAWAAYSVALGYIGGQWLGATWLGTAVSVLALFAAGAGAAYVMKRPGAEAAGPLPAAPAGQPMPPVHQAR